The following are encoded together in the Pararhizobium qamdonense genome:
- the dctP gene encoding TRAP transporter substrate-binding protein DctP: MLITTRNFLARSAAAFSLVAMPVPAFAATRLRFADVTTADAPRSVALVEIFAKEIGANYEFQPYFNSTLFKQGTELVAVQRGNLEMAMLPPSDFAKQAPEFDILGAAYVVRDAAHLNAIFGSDIGEEFRQIAGEKLRVEILAPAYYGARHVNLKGDRKIMKPEDLAGVKLRMPGGESWQFLGKSIGANPIAMDYAETYTSLQTGAIDAQDNPLPNNKLMKFHEVTNQIVLTGHNIGFGLLLMGSKVFDALSPEAQQSMRDAAKKGFAWSTSEYLKQEAELVGFFQEQGLVVYEPDVASFRAYAQAQYLQSPLSASWPRGMLERINAL; the protein is encoded by the coding sequence ATGCTGATAACCACACGGAATTTTCTGGCGCGCTCTGCAGCGGCATTTTCGCTTGTGGCTATGCCAGTGCCAGCTTTCGCGGCGACGCGGCTGCGCTTTGCCGACGTGACGACGGCGGATGCGCCGCGCTCGGTGGCACTCGTCGAGATCTTCGCCAAGGAAATCGGTGCGAACTACGAATTCCAACCCTACTTCAATTCGACGCTGTTCAAGCAGGGCACGGAACTCGTCGCCGTGCAGCGTGGCAATCTGGAAATGGCGATGCTGCCCCCATCTGATTTTGCCAAGCAAGCACCCGAGTTTGATATTCTTGGCGCGGCCTATGTCGTCCGTGACGCGGCGCACCTCAATGCGATCTTCGGTAGCGACATCGGCGAGGAATTCCGCCAGATTGCCGGCGAGAAGCTGCGCGTGGAAATCCTGGCGCCGGCCTACTACGGTGCCCGCCACGTGAACCTGAAGGGCGACCGCAAGATCATGAAGCCGGAAGATCTGGCGGGCGTTAAGCTGCGAATGCCTGGCGGCGAGAGCTGGCAGTTCCTCGGGAAGTCGATTGGTGCCAACCCGATCGCCATGGACTATGCCGAGACCTATACGAGCCTGCAAACCGGCGCGATCGACGCGCAGGACAATCCGCTGCCGAACAACAAGCTGATGAAGTTCCATGAGGTAACAAATCAAATTGTGCTCACCGGGCACAATATCGGTTTCGGCCTGCTACTGATGGGCTCCAAGGTATTCGACGCACTTTCGCCGGAGGCACAGCAGAGCATGCGAGACGCGGCGAAGAAGGGTTTTGCCTGGAGCACGTCAGAATACCTAAAGCAGGAGGCCGAACTTGTCGGTTTCTTTCAGGAGCAGGGGCTCGTTGTCTATGAGCCGGATGTAGCATCCTTCCGAGCTTATGCGCAGGCGCAGTATTTACAGTCGCCGCTTTCGGCCTCCTGGCCCAGGGGAATGCTAGAGCGCATCAATGCACTTTAG
- a CDS encoding GntR family transcriptional regulator has translation MTRYEIDRQETAGEVAFRLIRQDIIAGSLAPGQKLKLEQLKDRYAVSVSTLRETLSRLASENLVVAEGQRGFEVAPVSVGELENLGDLRLLLEAHAVSLSFAAGDLDWEARVVAAHHKLSAVERRLLEGDQHRTVDWVRYDWEFHQALASACGSAVLMDALSSTFDRFLRYHLLAQSFRGKPVTDDHRQLFELAMQRDVHGARAKLKHHVRSGIDHVLKTGRIH, from the coding sequence ATGACCCGCTATGAAATTGACCGTCAGGAGACCGCCGGCGAAGTAGCTTTCCGCCTGATCCGCCAAGACATTATTGCCGGCTCCCTTGCTCCCGGTCAGAAACTGAAGCTGGAGCAGTTGAAGGACCGCTACGCCGTCAGCGTCTCCACCCTGCGCGAAACGCTGTCGCGCCTCGCCTCCGAAAACCTCGTCGTTGCTGAGGGGCAGCGCGGCTTTGAGGTGGCGCCGGTCTCGGTTGGGGAATTGGAGAACCTCGGCGACCTTCGCCTGCTGCTCGAGGCCCACGCCGTCAGCCTGTCTTTCGCGGCCGGCGACCTCGACTGGGAGGCGCGCGTCGTCGCCGCCCACCACAAATTGTCCGCTGTTGAGCGGCGCCTTCTGGAAGGCGATCAGCACCGTACCGTAGACTGGGTTCGCTATGACTGGGAGTTTCACCAGGCACTTGCCTCCGCCTGCGGTTCCGCCGTCCTCATGGACGCACTCTCATCCACCTTCGATCGCTTCCTTCGCTACCACCTCTTGGCACAGAGCTTTCGTGGCAAGCCCGTGACCGACGATCACCGACAACTCTTCGAACTGGCAATGCAACGTGACGTGCACGGTGCTCGCGCCAAGCTGAAACACCACGTCCGGAGCGGCATTGACCATGTCTTGAAGACTGGCCGCATTCACTGA
- the dctP gene encoding TRAP transporter substrate-binding protein DctP yields the protein MTFELTRRYFLGATVAASMVLGLPAFAQDKPALKFSAVFSEQDIRAEMTKSFAEAIKDSFTLEPYYGGTLFKQGTELVALQRGNLQMGNIAPQDISNQIPEWSVLTSAYLFRDAAHVTAFFDSDTGAEFKKMAEDKLGVHILGPTYFGARQVGLKTDKKISTPADMAGIKLRMPGGDAWQFLGTALGANPTPMAYAEVYTGLQTGAIDGQDNPLPNVKNMKFYEVMSQVVLTSHLIGYDLLTVSSKVWNDMTPEQQTAFQAAADKAMAWSQEQHLAQEKKLMDEFKAAGLEIYEPDVAAFRKFAQEKYLASDLAKSWPKGILEKVAGL from the coding sequence ATGACGTTCGAACTCACACGGCGCTATTTCCTTGGGGCGACGGTCGCTGCCTCTATGGTGTTGGGCCTGCCGGCCTTCGCGCAGGATAAGCCCGCCTTAAAATTCTCAGCGGTTTTTTCAGAGCAGGACATTCGCGCGGAGATGACAAAGTCCTTCGCCGAAGCGATCAAGGACAGTTTCACGCTTGAGCCCTATTACGGCGGTACGCTCTTCAAGCAGGGCACAGAGCTCGTCGCGCTGCAGCGTGGCAACCTGCAAATGGGCAACATCGCGCCGCAGGACATTTCCAATCAGATCCCGGAATGGTCGGTGCTGACATCGGCCTATCTTTTCCGCGATGCAGCCCATGTGACGGCGTTCTTCGACAGCGATACTGGCGCGGAATTCAAGAAGATGGCCGAAGATAAGCTCGGCGTCCACATTCTCGGCCCTACCTATTTCGGTGCCCGCCAAGTCGGTCTGAAAACGGACAAGAAGATTTCCACCCCGGCAGACATGGCCGGCATCAAGCTGCGCATGCCAGGTGGCGATGCCTGGCAGTTTCTTGGCACGGCACTCGGCGCGAATCCGACACCGATGGCCTATGCAGAAGTCTACACCGGTCTACAGACAGGCGCGATCGACGGGCAGGACAACCCGCTTCCGAACGTCAAAAACATGAAGTTCTATGAAGTCATGTCGCAGGTCGTGCTGACGTCGCACCTCATCGGCTACGACCTTCTGACGGTTTCTAGCAAGGTCTGGAACGATATGACGCCGGAACAGCAGACTGCATTCCAAGCCGCCGCCGATAAGGCGATGGCCTGGAGCCAGGAACAGCACCTTGCACAGGAAAAGAAGCTGATGGACGAATTCAAGGCTGCCGGTCTTGAGATCTACGAGCCGGATGTCGCCGCTTTCCGCAAGTTCGCCCAGGAAAAGTACCTGGCCTCCGACCTTGCCAAGTCCTGGCCCAAGGGCATTCTTGAAAAGGTCGCCGGTCTTTAG
- a CDS encoding TRAP transporter small permease — MSEKYNALGEWLRDRAENILAFMLFGMFAVFLLQIVFRYGLNLSIGWTHEVSVALWIWIVLFGSAFVVRESEEIRFDFFWAGASDQARRVMTIIMAAALIVAFGVSLPAIIDYVSFMKVEKTAYLKIRFDYLYSIYVVFAVAMIVRYMWLGIQSIRGKAPEAFDPTKASSGV, encoded by the coding sequence ATGTCCGAAAAATACAATGCGCTTGGCGAATGGTTGCGGGATCGAGCGGAGAACATTCTTGCCTTCATGCTTTTCGGCATGTTTGCGGTGTTCCTGCTTCAGATCGTCTTTCGCTACGGCCTCAACCTGTCGATCGGCTGGACGCATGAAGTCAGCGTGGCGCTCTGGATCTGGATAGTGCTCTTCGGCTCGGCCTTTGTCGTACGCGAAAGCGAGGAAATTCGTTTCGACTTTTTCTGGGCAGGCGCCTCTGACCAGGCACGCCGCGTCATGACAATCATCATGGCAGCTGCACTAATTGTGGCGTTCGGCGTCTCGCTGCCGGCCATCATCGACTATGTGAGCTTCATGAAGGTCGAAAAGACGGCCTACCTGAAGATCCGCTTCGACTACCTTTATTCCATCTACGTCGTTTTCGCCGTGGCGATGATCGTTCGCTACATGTGGCTCGGCATACAGTCCATCCGTGGTAAGGCTCCCGAAGCCTTTGATCCCACCAAGGCGAGCTCCGGCGTATGA
- a CDS encoding TRAP transporter large permease translates to MNLTSPFSLAIVAITALAFLGLPIGLSMMVGSIFYLFMTGADMGTVAEQFLNGMYSNYIILAVPLFVLAAEFMNIGSMTERLLTFCNVLVGRFRGGLAQVNVVQSIVFAGMSGSAIADAAGSGKMMQNMMTRDGRYTPSYAAALTAVTSVIGPIIPPSIPMVIYALVSDASIGYLFLAGMVPGLLMAALQMMQVAITARRKNFPVEEAVPLREIPMITWRAFPALMMPVVLLGCIYSGITTPTEAAALAAAYALVISIVIYRSISFAAFYDALKVSSKTTASIGMLIAGSLVFNYVVTVENIPDSLRLVMTSWDLSPTGFLILVNVILLLLGCVLEGTAILLIIVPVFIPTAQALGIDMVHFGVMVVVNIMLGLVTPPYGLLLFIMTNISGAPVKDIIRDALPFLFWMIVCLLLITFIPDMVLWLPRMFGYQG, encoded by the coding sequence ATGAACCTTACCAGTCCTTTCTCACTCGCCATCGTCGCCATCACGGCGCTGGCATTTCTTGGCCTGCCCATCGGGCTGTCAATGATGGTCGGCTCTATCTTTTATCTCTTCATGACCGGCGCGGACATGGGCACGGTTGCAGAGCAATTTCTGAACGGGATGTATTCGAACTACATCATCCTCGCCGTTCCCCTTTTTGTGCTAGCTGCAGAGTTCATGAACATCGGCTCTATGACCGAAAGGCTGCTGACCTTCTGCAACGTGTTAGTCGGCCGGTTCCGTGGCGGCCTCGCCCAGGTGAATGTGGTGCAGAGCATTGTTTTTGCCGGCATGTCCGGCTCGGCAATCGCCGATGCAGCCGGAAGCGGCAAGATGATGCAGAACATGATGACCAGGGATGGCCGCTACACACCGAGCTACGCGGCAGCGCTGACGGCGGTAACATCCGTCATCGGGCCGATCATCCCCCCATCAATTCCTATGGTCATCTATGCGCTCGTATCCGATGCCTCGATCGGATACCTCTTCCTCGCCGGCATGGTACCCGGTCTTCTGATGGCTGCATTGCAAATGATGCAGGTGGCGATCACGGCGCGCCGCAAGAACTTCCCCGTCGAGGAAGCGGTTCCGCTGCGCGAGATCCCGATGATCACCTGGCGGGCATTTCCGGCACTGATGATGCCGGTGGTGCTGCTCGGCTGCATTTACAGCGGCATTACCACACCGACTGAGGCGGCCGCCCTAGCGGCAGCCTATGCGCTGGTGATCTCCATCGTCATCTATCGCAGCATTTCGTTTGCCGCCTTCTATGATGCGCTGAAGGTAAGTTCGAAGACCACCGCGTCCATCGGCATGCTGATCGCTGGCTCACTGGTCTTCAACTACGTCGTGACTGTGGAGAACATTCCCGACAGCCTGCGCTTGGTCATGACGAGCTGGGATCTGTCGCCGACTGGCTTTCTGATCCTTGTCAACGTCATCCTGCTGCTGCTCGGCTGCGTGCTCGAAGGCACCGCGATCCTGCTTATTATCGTTCCGGTCTTCATCCCGACCGCACAGGCGCTGGGCATAGACATGGTCCATTTCGGGGTCATGGTCGTCGTCAACATCATGCTCGGGCTGGTGACCCCGCCTTACGGACTATTGCTCTTCATCATGACAAACATCTCGGGCGCGCCGGTAAAAGACATCATCCGCGACGCACTGCCGTTTCTATTCTGGATGATTGTCTGCCTGCTTCTCATCACCTTTATCCCAGACATGGTCCTTTGGTTACCGAGAATGTTCGGATACCAGGGCTGA
- a CDS encoding type II 3-dehydroquinate dehydratase has protein sequence MSDLKPIYILNGPNLNRLGKREPEIYGSTTLSEIEEWCREAAGERPVEFRQTNSEERLIEWVHEAIDEGAAIIINPAAFTFTSIALLDALKMFDGPIIEFHISNVHKREPIYHRSYVSMTATSVMAGLGAKGYPVAVRAIEMLIEQNSN, from the coding sequence ATGAGCGATCTGAAGCCAATCTACATCCTCAACGGGCCGAACCTTAACCGATTGGGAAAGCGCGAACCGGAAATCTACGGGAGCACCACACTGTCCGAAATAGAGGAATGGTGCCGCGAGGCCGCCGGAGAGCGGCCGGTAGAGTTCCGCCAGACAAATAGTGAAGAACGTCTGATCGAGTGGGTCCATGAGGCAATCGATGAAGGTGCGGCGATCATCATTAATCCCGCTGCGTTCACCTTCACCTCGATTGCACTTCTCGACGCGCTGAAAATGTTCGACGGGCCGATAATCGAGTTTCATATTTCAAATGTGCACAAGCGGGAGCCAATCTATCATCGTTCCTACGTCTCGATGACGGCGACCTCTGTCATGGCGGGCCTCGGTGCCAAGGGCTACCCTGTGGCCGTGAGGGCAATTGAGATGTTGATCGAGCAGAATTCGAACTGA
- a CDS encoding winged helix-turn-helix transcriptional regulator — protein sequence MRAGSPDREWREDCAPRRVLEIFSSKWTSMILHVLDTRLGGCARTGVLQRSLPGISKKMLIQTLRDMASDGLVTRRVFGTVPPAVDYTLTPLGKRFVEPLELLYGWGRANSDALDQLANNRTAD from the coding sequence ATGCGAGCTGGATCGCCGGACCGAGAATGGCGTGAGGACTGCGCGCCAAGGCGGGTGCTCGAGATCTTTTCAAGCAAATGGACGAGCATGATCCTGCATGTTCTTGACACGCGGCTAGGAGGCTGTGCCCGCACAGGCGTACTCCAACGAAGCCTTCCAGGGATTTCGAAGAAGATGCTGATTCAGACGTTGCGCGACATGGCGTCGGACGGACTTGTGACGCGGCGTGTCTTTGGGACGGTACCGCCGGCTGTCGATTATACCCTGACTCCACTTGGGAAGCGCTTCGTAGAACCGTTGGAGCTGCTCTACGGCTGGGGTCGAGCTAACTCTGACGCTTTAGACCAGCTTGCAAACAATCGAACGGCGGATTGA
- a CDS encoding SDR family oxidoreductase produces the protein MTKKALIVGASGIIGSATADVLHNDGWRVWGLARKPSRQGTAIPVAADLLDPASLAGALAGLDPSHVFISSWLRQPTEAENIRVNSAMVRNLLDALRPARSVRHVALVTGLKHYLGPFEAYGKGMLPQTPFREEQGRLDVDNFYYAQEDEVFAAADKDGFNWSIHRPHTVVGKAVGNAMNMGTTLAVYAAICKETGRPFQFPGVAAQWESLTDMTDARLLGRHMVWASTNEQAANEDFNVVNGDVFRWSWMWTRLAQWFGIEPVHFDGEVRPLQVQMAEDAPIWRDIADRYRLVEHDLSRLASPWHTDADLGRPIEVVTDMSKSRKLGFLDYQSTDDAFFNLFERLRADKIIP, from the coding sequence ATGACAAAGAAAGCACTAATCGTCGGAGCAAGCGGCATCATCGGCAGCGCGACGGCGGACGTTCTGCACAATGACGGCTGGAGGGTTTGGGGTTTGGCACGCAAGCCATCGCGACAAGGCACCGCTATTCCCGTCGCGGCAGACCTGCTGGATCCTGCCAGTCTTGCAGGAGCGCTCGCGGGTCTTGATCCATCACACGTGTTCATTTCCAGCTGGCTTCGGCAGCCAACCGAAGCGGAAAACATCCGGGTCAACTCGGCGATGGTGCGAAACCTCCTCGACGCCCTGCGCCCCGCGAGATCGGTGCGGCATGTCGCGCTTGTCACCGGCCTGAAACATTACCTCGGCCCGTTCGAGGCCTACGGGAAAGGCATGCTACCTCAAACCCCGTTCCGGGAAGAGCAGGGCAGGCTCGATGTCGATAACTTTTACTACGCTCAGGAAGACGAGGTATTTGCGGCTGCGGATAAAGATGGCTTCAACTGGAGTATCCATCGTCCACATACAGTCGTGGGCAAAGCGGTCGGCAACGCCATGAACATGGGTACCACCCTCGCCGTCTATGCAGCGATATGCAAGGAGACAGGCCGGCCTTTTCAGTTTCCGGGCGTGGCGGCACAGTGGGAGAGTCTTACGGACATGACCGACGCGCGTCTTCTGGGACGACATATGGTCTGGGCATCAACGAACGAGCAGGCGGCAAATGAGGATTTTAATGTCGTGAACGGCGATGTTTTCCGTTGGAGCTGGATGTGGACCCGTCTTGCGCAGTGGTTCGGGATTGAGCCAGTACATTTTGATGGCGAGGTTAGACCGCTTCAAGTGCAGATGGCCGAGGATGCCCCCATCTGGCGCGACATTGCCGACCGCTACCGTCTTGTGGAACACGATCTTTCCCGTCTTGCCTCGCCGTGGCACACGGATGCCGATCTCGGACGACCGATCGAGGTGGTGACGGATATGTCGAAGAGCCGGAAGCTCGGATTTCTCGACTACCAGTCAACAGATGACGCTTTCTTCAATCTGTTCGAACGACTGCGCGCTGACAAGATCATTCCGTAA
- a CDS encoding RidA family protein has protein sequence MDREVIIPEEMREIVVRAGYAPAVKVGDTIYVVGQVGRTKDLQVIEDPREQFRAMWENLRIVLEAANCTFDDVVEMTSYHVEMSKHMDIFRTAKNEVFPKGTYAWTRIGVSELAHPGLLAEVKCVAVKR, from the coding sequence ATGGATCGAGAAGTCATTATTCCAGAGGAAATGCGCGAAATCGTCGTCCGCGCAGGATATGCCCCGGCGGTTAAGGTTGGCGATACAATCTACGTCGTCGGGCAAGTCGGCCGCACGAAGGACTTGCAGGTGATTGAGGACCCACGAGAACAGTTCAGGGCCATGTGGGAGAACCTCCGCATCGTCCTTGAGGCCGCAAACTGCACCTTCGACGACGTGGTGGAGATGACCAGCTATCACGTGGAGATGTCGAAGCACATGGATATTTTCCGGACGGCAAAGAACGAAGTCTTTCCAAAAGGAACCTACGCATGGACTCGTATCGGCGTATCTGAACTGGCACATCCTGGCTTGCTCGCGGAGGTGAAATGCGTCGCGGTGAAGCGATAG
- a CDS encoding TetR/AcrR family transcriptional regulator, whose product MVRRTKTSPSVGRPREFELDDAVRKAMGVFWDRGYYDASLPDLLEGMELSRGSFYKAFVDKRGVYLRALDVYIEDAIRKLGEILHANPSPKAAIREAFSRQVDESSGKGGLRGCFVVLSAVEMLPADDEVSARIARLFRRLQDLYAAAIIRAQALGEIDRGLDERTLARFLVCQIQGMRVLGKTGADRDATRAMVDFALKPVG is encoded by the coding sequence ATGGTTAGACGCACTAAGACATCCCCCTCCGTTGGACGCCCTCGCGAATTCGAACTCGACGACGCAGTTCGCAAGGCGATGGGCGTGTTCTGGGACCGTGGATATTACGATGCGTCTTTGCCCGACCTTCTCGAAGGCATGGAGCTATCGAGAGGTAGCTTTTATAAGGCGTTCGTGGACAAGCGGGGCGTCTATCTCCGCGCACTTGATGTCTATATCGAAGACGCCATTCGTAAGCTTGGCGAAATCCTGCATGCCAACCCGTCGCCAAAAGCCGCAATTCGAGAAGCCTTTTCGCGGCAGGTTGACGAGTCCTCAGGCAAGGGAGGCCTGCGCGGATGCTTTGTCGTATTGTCGGCCGTCGAAATGCTTCCCGCGGACGACGAGGTTTCCGCTCGAATTGCACGACTGTTCCGGCGACTGCAGGATCTTTATGCGGCCGCCATCATAAGGGCTCAAGCCCTCGGTGAGATTGATCGTGGGCTGGACGAGCGAACTTTGGCGAGATTCCTCGTGTGTCAGATCCAGGGAATGAGAGTTCTAGGGAAAACAGGGGCCGATCGCGACGCCACTAGGGCGATGGTTGACTTCGCACTGAAGCCGGTTGGCTGA